A portion of the Liberibacter crescens BT-1 genome contains these proteins:
- a CDS encoding cupin domain-containing protein, translating into MIVEFSHIDVSEKHVIYDLLYKLLPEQGCIEFQRDAPNKGHLWHQHQNSETLLIIEGELEFFYKDKSKICRPGDVIYLPSMIRHQSIASNQGCVYAIATQLINIG; encoded by the coding sequence ATGATAGTTGAGTTTTCTCATATTGATGTTTCTGAAAAACATGTTATTTACGATTTACTTTATAAACTCCTTCCTGAACAAGGCTGCATTGAATTTCAGCGTGATGCTCCCAATAAAGGGCATTTATGGCATCAGCATCAGAATAGTGAGACTTTATTAATTATTGAAGGAGAGTTAGAGTTCTTTTACAAAGACAAAAGTAAAATTTGTAGGCCTGGAGATGTTATCTATCTTCCTTCAATGATAAGGCACCAATCAATAGCTTCAAATCAAGGTTGTGTTTATGCTATAGCAACCCAATTGATTAACATAGGTTGA
- a CDS encoding YqcI/YcgG family protein translates to MYSASEIKNGNVTLKKWEQVVFADFDAVINNKDRPFPCVFAVNGYKKDMLRFSFYEEIKAAALRDDLCEFCENYQSYGKQTSFVVFEQPLPIKTIKEYRVKFWNILNDLSRLDNNSWPANIPECLDHPEWEFCFHGEAMFIVCNTPAHVNRLSRRSPGFMLTIQPRWVFDDLLDTEIKANNAFATVTKRLEPYDIASKSPFLGKYGDPHNREWMQYFLDDGEDKKICCPFRKMQKNNPDKTKMKEDDS, encoded by the coding sequence ATGTACTCTGCCAGTGAAATTAAAAATGGAAACGTTACTTTAAAAAAATGGGAACAAGTGGTTTTTGCAGATTTTGATGCCGTTATTAATAATAAAGACAGACCATTTCCATGCGTATTCGCTGTAAATGGATATAAGAAAGATATGCTCAGATTTTCGTTTTATGAAGAAATCAAAGCAGCCGCACTTCGGGATGATCTTTGTGAGTTCTGCGAAAATTACCAATCATATGGTAAACAAACATCATTTGTGGTCTTTGAGCAGCCATTGCCTATTAAAACCATTAAAGAATATAGAGTAAAGTTCTGGAATATTTTAAATGACTTGAGCAGGTTAGATAATAATTCTTGGCCTGCCAATATACCAGAATGTTTGGATCATCCTGAATGGGAATTTTGTTTTCATGGTGAAGCTATGTTTATAGTTTGTAATACACCAGCTCATGTTAATAGATTGAGCAGGCGTAGCCCAGGTTTTATGCTAACAATACAACCAAGGTGGGTATTTGATGATCTTTTAGATACTGAAATTAAAGCAAATAATGCATTCGCTACGGTGACAAAAAGATTGGAACCATACGATATCGCCTCAAAATCTCCATTTTTAGGAAAATATGGCGACCCTCATAATAGAGAGTGGATGCAATACTTCCTTGATGATGGTGAAGATAAAAAAATATGTTGCCCATTTCGTAAAATGCAAAAGAATAATCCTGATAAAACGAAGATGAAAGAAGATGATAGTTGA
- a CDS encoding ATP-grasp domain-containing protein — MSKDTVIIVDPFLAGTLIAPELEKKGIQCYAVISSDDIPDRFLKSYTSEGFVDKILYSAEEIKNHINFENVLAVVPGTETGVYCTEELSAFYNVKRNNHLTTDWRRKKSVMQEKLVEAGLNSILSKRISQENTSIDDLNSSTGYVIKPDNSCLTDGVVFVDSKQDAVKWISQIDWKKKNIIGARNDFYLVQEKIDGEEFVVDLVADKKGIKVCTLCKYKKGLHNGSHFVYESLEVLDVNDPNYIALVEYAKNASIVLGVEFGLAHLEIMNTKKGPTLIELGARLHGGIAPLVFKKCYSPGLLQSFVDVLTQEFNTAPSTLKNKARIVFLINENENVKIPDINTLQDKIKAIHGVEHVKLFINNNEIIPLTIDLGNCPGIVSLIADRDVELDLLEKTVRDTFQ; from the coding sequence ATGTCAAAAGACACAGTCATAATTGTCGATCCTTTTTTAGCAGGTACTTTGATCGCACCTGAATTAGAAAAAAAAGGTATTCAATGTTATGCGGTAATATCATCAGATGATATCCCTGATAGATTTTTAAAATCATATACATCTGAAGGTTTTGTCGATAAAATTCTGTACAGCGCTGAAGAAATAAAAAATCACATTAATTTTGAAAATGTGCTTGCCGTTGTCCCAGGAACAGAAACAGGCGTTTATTGCACTGAAGAGCTATCTGCTTTTTATAATGTAAAGCGCAACAATCATCTCACGACTGATTGGAGACGAAAGAAAAGTGTGATGCAAGAGAAGTTAGTCGAAGCTGGATTAAACAGCATATTGTCAAAGAGGATAAGCCAGGAGAATACAAGCATCGATGATTTAAACAGTAGCACTGGCTATGTTATTAAGCCGGATAACTCATGTCTAACAGATGGTGTCGTATTCGTTGATAGTAAGCAGGATGCAGTGAAGTGGATATCTCAGATAGATTGGAAGAAAAAGAATATTATAGGTGCGCGAAATGACTTTTATCTGGTGCAAGAAAAAATTGATGGTGAAGAGTTTGTTGTAGATTTGGTTGCTGACAAGAAAGGAATAAAAGTATGCACTTTATGCAAGTATAAAAAGGGGCTCCATAACGGAAGTCATTTTGTCTACGAAAGTCTTGAAGTTCTTGATGTAAACGATCCAAACTATATCGCTCTTGTGGAGTATGCCAAAAACGCCTCAATTGTTCTTGGTGTCGAATTTGGTTTAGCTCATTTGGAAATTATGAATACGAAAAAAGGGCCTACTCTGATAGAACTTGGGGCAAGGCTTCATGGTGGAATTGCACCTCTTGTATTTAAAAAATGCTACTCACCTGGACTATTGCAAAGCTTTGTAGATGTCTTAACGCAGGAATTTAATACTGCTCCTTCAACATTAAAGAACAAAGCAAGAATTGTCTTCCTGATCAATGAAAACGAAAACGTTAAAATTCCAGACATTAATACCTTACAAGATAAGATAAAAGCAATTCATGGTGTTGAACATGTAAAATTATTTATAAATAATAATGAAATAATTCCTTTAACGATTGATTTAGGTAATTGCCCAGGCATTGTGTCTTTGATTGCTGATAGAGACGTTGAATTAGATCTTTTAGAGAAAACGGTTCGTGATACTTTTCAATGA
- a CDS encoding SspB family protein: MSQDHIRYDILAKDALRGVIKTVISEVAATGRLPGDHYFFITFLTNAHGVRISQNLKKIYPEQMTIVIQNQFWDLKVLESHFEISLSFSDVPERLTVPFNAIRGFYDPSVNFELEFDVSINEITTEEEKNAPILSNNVTKKISLKMIPLKIKRIKSQLQ, translated from the coding sequence ATGAGTCAGGATCACATTCGTTATGACATTCTGGCAAAAGATGCCCTCCGTGGTGTCATAAAAACTGTTATTTCTGAAGTTGCTGCAACTGGTCGTCTTCCAGGAGATCATTACTTCTTTATAACTTTTTTAACAAATGCTCATGGAGTACGTATTTCTCAAAATCTAAAAAAAATCTATCCCGAACAGATGACTATAGTCATTCAAAATCAATTTTGGGATCTCAAGGTTTTGGAAAGCCATTTTGAAATAAGCTTATCTTTTTCTGATGTACCAGAAAGGTTAACTGTACCTTTTAATGCTATTCGTGGCTTTTATGATCCATCTGTTAATTTTGAATTAGAATTTGATGTCTCTATTAATGAAATAACTACAGAAGAAGAAAAAAACGCGCCTATTCTTTCAAATAATGTAACTAAAAAGATTTCCTTAAAAATGATCCCATTAAAAATAAAGAGAATAAAAAGCCAGCTTCAGTAA
- a CDS encoding phosphoethanolamine transferase: protein MLDKIGEWLDNVKTDSVLFLHQLGSHGPAYYRRYPDNFRHFQPECREKDFNNCSMEAVRNAYDNTILYTDYFLSKLIDELVLRSQKMSGAIFYMSDHGESLGEGGLFLHGTPYMFAPRMQTHIPFVIWMSPDFSKTASIDQECIKRTKLHKEHSHDNLFHSVLSMMNVNTSIKNRKLDIFADCKENNNIK from the coding sequence ATGCTCGATAAAATTGGAGAATGGCTTGACAACGTAAAGACAGACAGCGTTCTTTTCCTTCATCAGCTTGGTAGTCATGGACCTGCTTATTACAGACGTTATCCAGATAATTTTCGTCATTTTCAGCCGGAATGCAGAGAAAAAGATTTTAATAACTGTTCTATGGAAGCAGTCAGAAATGCCTATGATAACACAATTCTTTATACTGATTATTTTCTAAGCAAACTTATTGATGAACTTGTATTACGCTCACAAAAAATGAGTGGAGCAATTTTTTATATGTCTGATCATGGTGAATCACTTGGTGAAGGTGGGCTTTTCCTTCATGGAACGCCCTATATGTTTGCTCCTAGAATGCAAACACATATCCCTTTTGTTATATGGATGTCTCCTGATTTTTCAAAAACTGCTTCTATTGATCAAGAATGTATTAAAAGAACTAAGCTGCATAAAGAACATTCTCATGACAATCTCTTTCATTCTGTTTTATCAATGATGAATGTTAATACTTCTATAAAAAATAGAAAACTTGATATATTCGCAGACTGTAAAGAAAACAACAATATTAAGTAA
- the pyrC gene encoding dihydroorotase, whose amino-acid sequence MQSLIISFPDDWHLHLRDGEILRSVITDSSQHFKRALIMPNLIPPIITISDAKAYKKRIIDCLPDNHHFEPLLTLYLTEETNPDDMEEGARAGVIHAIKLYPANSTTNSFHGIHNIDKIMHLLERMEKIGLPLCIHGEIVNTDVDIFDRETVFIETVLDPLRKRFPGLKITLEHLTTSNSIDYILNSKENLAGSITAHHLIINRNALFINGINPHYYCLPIAKREKDRLALRKAAVSGDSRFFFGSDSAPHIDSMKECSSGCAGIYTAINALSCLAQVFEQENKLENLEAFISSNGASWYKMPLNTEKITLVRHHSPIDFPSKKQTNMGSITVFNPNMPLYWKVKN is encoded by the coding sequence ATGCAGTCTCTTATTATTTCTTTTCCAGATGATTGGCATCTGCATCTTCGTGACGGAGAAATATTAAGGAGTGTGATTACTGATAGCAGCCAGCATTTCAAACGTGCACTCATCATGCCGAATCTTATCCCTCCTATTATTACGATCTCTGACGCAAAAGCTTATAAGAAACGTATCATTGATTGTCTTCCTGATAATCATCACTTTGAACCCTTATTGACTCTCTATCTTACTGAAGAGACAAACCCAGATGATATGGAAGAAGGAGCTCGTGCAGGAGTGATTCATGCAATTAAACTTTATCCTGCAAACAGCACAACAAATTCCTTTCATGGTATACATAATATCGATAAGATAATGCATCTCCTTGAGCGAATGGAAAAAATAGGCCTTCCTCTGTGCATACATGGTGAGATAGTCAATACTGATGTTGACATCTTTGATCGGGAAACTGTATTTATTGAAACTGTATTAGATCCTCTGCGCAAACGTTTTCCAGGTTTAAAAATTACTCTTGAACACTTAACAACTTCTAATAGTATTGATTATATTTTAAATTCTAAAGAAAATCTTGCTGGATCAATTACCGCACACCATCTGATCATCAATCGCAATGCTCTTTTCATAAATGGAATTAATCCTCATTATTATTGTTTACCTATTGCTAAACGTGAAAAAGATCGTTTGGCTCTTCGAAAAGCAGCCGTTTCAGGTGATTCTCGCTTCTTTTTTGGGAGTGATTCCGCTCCTCATATTGATTCTATGAAAGAATGTTCATCTGGTTGTGCAGGGATTTATACAGCAATAAATGCCTTAAGTTGTCTTGCCCAGGTTTTTGAACAAGAAAATAAACTTGAAAATTTGGAAGCTTTTATCTCTTCTAATGGAGCTTCATGGTACAAAATGCCATTAAATACAGAAAAGATTACTTTAGTCCGACATCATTCCCCTATTGATTTCCCTTCTAAAAAACAAACAAATATGGGATCTATAACTGTATTTAATCCGAATATGCCACTCTATTGGAAGGTTAAGAATTAA
- a CDS encoding ATP-dependent helicase codes for MIVEELNPQQTKAVTTIDGPLLVLAGAGTGKTKVLTTRIARIICEQKAYPSQILAMTFTNKAAHEMKERVSTIIGDQVYSIPWLGTFHFIGAKFLRRHAELAGLSSNFTILDSDDILRLIKQLLQEKNIDDKRWNPRAFANLIDQCKNEGLNPEDTLNTEMQMFADHKGSELYACYQQRLQKLNACDFGGLLLNPINIFRKNDDILKEYHHKFRYIMVDEYQDTNVAQYMLLRLLTQKTGENSRQKVNICCVGDDDQSIYAWRGAKVENILRFAKDFPDATVINLEQNYRSTSPILKTAIHLISHNENRLHKTLFTKQKIDEEQKVQVHVARDSTEEVQAIINEIECLRYKEHPLSRMAILVRASFQMREFEEHFLKHQIRYNIIGSQRFYDRLEIRDSIAYFRLVYQANDNLAFERIVNTPKRGIGNTTLSQLRHYAQLHNLSMLNAAKDMIETEELPKQRKAPLANLLENINRWSELLTEMPHTKVAEIILEESGYMAMWQNDKSPEAQSRQDNLKELLRAMESFDSIGEFLENVSLVANLGQNRENTDAVQMMTLHSAKGLEFDTVFLPGWEEGLFPHQRSIDEEGLFGLEEERRLAYVGITRARKQCHIWLAARRRIHSGFWQPTLPSQFLKELPSDEIEFLDGDINYQYTAHYSKNTWIDSYKESSDPLFKEDNTPLSHKKYAFTIGDKVFHIKFGYGNIIAIEDQNLTIDFDHSGQKCILDSFIKPIK; via the coding sequence ATGATAGTAGAAGAATTAAATCCCCAGCAAACAAAAGCAGTCACAACAATTGACGGCCCTCTCCTCGTGCTTGCCGGCGCTGGCACAGGAAAAACAAAAGTACTAACAACACGTATAGCGCGTATTATTTGTGAACAAAAAGCTTATCCCTCTCAAATCCTGGCCATGACCTTTACCAATAAAGCAGCTCACGAAATGAAAGAACGCGTTTCAACCATTATTGGAGATCAAGTATATAGCATACCTTGGCTTGGAACTTTCCATTTTATTGGGGCTAAATTTTTACGTCGCCATGCAGAATTAGCGGGTTTATCATCCAACTTTACCATTCTTGATTCCGATGACATTCTACGACTCATCAAGCAGTTGCTGCAGGAAAAAAATATTGATGATAAACGCTGGAATCCTCGGGCATTTGCTAACCTGATTGATCAATGCAAAAATGAAGGCCTCAATCCGGAAGATACCCTGAATACCGAAATGCAAATGTTTGCTGACCATAAAGGAAGCGAATTGTATGCGTGCTATCAGCAGCGTTTACAGAAACTCAATGCTTGTGATTTTGGCGGATTACTTCTCAATCCAATCAATATTTTTCGAAAAAATGATGATATTCTTAAAGAGTATCATCATAAATTTCGCTATATCATGGTTGACGAGTATCAAGATACAAATGTCGCCCAATATATGCTTTTGCGATTATTAACTCAAAAAACAGGAGAAAATTCTAGACAAAAAGTCAATATATGCTGTGTAGGCGACGATGATCAATCTATCTATGCATGGCGTGGCGCAAAAGTTGAAAATATTCTCCGTTTTGCAAAAGATTTTCCTGATGCAACAGTCATCAATCTTGAACAAAATTACCGTTCTACTTCTCCTATTTTAAAAACGGCAATACACCTGATCTCTCATAATGAGAATCGACTGCATAAAACCCTTTTTACAAAACAAAAAATAGATGAAGAACAAAAAGTTCAAGTCCATGTTGCCAGAGACTCAACAGAAGAAGTACAAGCAATTATAAATGAAATTGAATGTCTGCGCTATAAGGAGCATCCCTTGAGTCGTATGGCAATCCTCGTGCGTGCTTCTTTTCAAATGCGTGAATTCGAAGAACATTTTTTGAAACATCAGATCCGTTACAATATTATAGGCAGTCAGCGTTTTTACGACCGCTTGGAAATACGCGACAGTATAGCCTATTTTCGTTTGGTCTATCAGGCCAATGACAATCTGGCTTTTGAACGTATCGTCAATACTCCAAAACGCGGTATTGGCAATACTACTTTAAGTCAATTGCGTCATTACGCTCAATTACATAATCTCTCCATGTTGAATGCTGCCAAAGACATGATCGAAACTGAAGAGTTACCAAAGCAACGTAAGGCTCCTCTAGCCAATCTCCTCGAAAATATCAATCGTTGGAGTGAATTGCTCACTGAGATGCCGCATACAAAAGTTGCTGAAATCATTCTTGAAGAAAGTGGCTATATGGCGATGTGGCAAAATGATAAATCTCCAGAAGCACAAAGTCGTCAAGACAATCTTAAGGAGCTTCTACGCGCTATGGAAAGCTTCGATTCAATAGGAGAATTTCTTGAAAATGTATCGCTTGTAGCTAATTTAGGTCAAAATAGAGAAAATACCGATGCTGTACAAATGATGACCTTGCATTCAGCTAAAGGTCTGGAATTTGATACTGTCTTCTTGCCGGGTTGGGAAGAAGGACTCTTTCCTCATCAACGTTCGATTGATGAGGAAGGTCTCTTTGGACTAGAAGAAGAACGTCGTCTCGCATATGTTGGCATTACAAGAGCCAGGAAACAATGCCATATCTGGCTCGCAGCCAGAAGACGTATCCATTCTGGATTTTGGCAACCTACCCTACCTTCACAATTCCTGAAAGAACTGCCATCAGATGAAATAGAATTTCTGGATGGTGATATCAATTATCAATATACAGCGCATTATTCTAAAAATACATGGATTGATTCCTATAAAGAAAGTTCAGATCCTCTATTTAAAGAAGATAATACTCCTCTTTCACATAAAAAATATGCATTTACAATTGGAGATAAAGTTTTTCATATAAAATTTGGTTATGGAAATATCATCGCTATTGAAGATCAAAATTTAACCATTGATTTTGATCATTCTGGGCAAAAATGTATTCTTGATAGTTTCATAAAGCCCATAAAATAA
- a CDS encoding OmpA family protein → MIKKSVVSVITISMITGCATTTSNPYTGEQQTSNASAGALLGAAAGAIGGLALGNSKSSRINGALIGAGVGALVGGSIGNYMDSQEAELRAQLQGTGVSVSRYGNRIVLNMPSNITFPIDRADINPAFFPTLSSVAIVLAKFDRTMIDVNGHTDSTGSLEHNQWLSQQRANSVAEYLSSRGVEMRRVSAMGFGPNQPIDTNATAIGRQHNRRVEIKIAPINS, encoded by the coding sequence ATGATAAAGAAATCAGTGGTTTCTGTAATTACAATAAGCATGATTACTGGATGTGCAACTACAACGTCAAATCCTTATACTGGTGAACAACAAACATCAAACGCTTCTGCTGGCGCCCTGTTAGGTGCAGCAGCAGGTGCTATCGGTGGTTTGGCCTTAGGAAATTCTAAATCATCGCGTATTAATGGGGCCTTAATTGGTGCTGGTGTAGGTGCTCTTGTTGGAGGTTCTATTGGTAATTATATGGATAGTCAAGAAGCAGAGCTGCGTGCTCAATTACAAGGGACAGGGGTATCAGTGAGTCGTTATGGTAATAGGATTGTATTAAATATGCCATCTAATATCACTTTTCCAATTGATCGTGCTGATATAAATCCTGCTTTTTTCCCGACATTGAGTTCCGTTGCAATTGTCCTTGCAAAATTTGATCGTACAATGATTGATGTTAATGGTCATACTGATTCTACCGGTTCTCTTGAACATAATCAGTGGCTTTCTCAACAGCGAGCTAATTCAGTAGCTGAATACCTTTCCTCTCGAGGGGTAGAGATGCGCAGGGTTTCTGCTATGGGTTTTGGTCCTAATCAACCAATTGATACGAATGCAACTGCTATAGGTCGTCAGCATAATCGACGTGTAGAAATTAAAATAGCTCCTATTAACAGTTAA
- a CDS encoding AsmA family protein, which produces MLGRILIFFGLLLTIVLIGVLVAPMFIDGTDFRSNFERQASIILGKRVVVHGNVSARILPFPSVTLYDVRISKDNGEDVQLKIDKFSMDAELAPFLSGEIRIFDMRIEQPHLKIQLLKDGGFDWFQENKIKIPMHSIILENVHIKGGEVDFFDQQLGRHHYIVDLDAEMSAHASNTHNLLKSSLGGALRLEGSGIFDDNRSAFGLFVEFPESGNIIPLKLKLSPDFYPVVIDINGQLYLDKQQPVYRGSFMALTDPLKNLGIQELKEKPRISGDIEITNQRIKIPQYQAELGNIKENPYVVKGKATLEMGFNPEFFLIAHGQKINIKNIIQEKHEGKTSRNPIVFNNDWISIIMAISSRLPVPSIQGRASIDLPAVISEKVSLQDIHLDLLFSKTGWRIDKAIATLPGNTKLEAKGDFLFKGQPLFKGHILLASTQPSGFLSWIYPQFNSQRYPMMSIGFSSDIIISRESQLFDSLEIDIGSSTFKGHAARQVVSGYPSIVSATLVGDQLDIDTIHALQNIFMQPEISSTLLSNHVTVELKTDNVFISNVKAGALNIWFTLENNNVHINRLSLVNVAGAEMTLSGQASRISNTWNGTGEFTFKAADPSPFLALVNGLFGPHPFLKKLFNNARWYNNTALRGSINLKETNEQSITVTMAGVGNGSRLNVDYRISDIYHQKEIKFQATIENQNTSILLGQAGVETLPIDVKADTNARLTVTAKGALNSLLESQLTFATDHSFFTAKGMVGVNTENFLLGKANLSLETVDLDPYLLMYGVALPNIGTGLPIKLKAEAEVNSKNIVLSNIVGEVAKKSFSGSLTINPFVNHPKVEGDLTFNTIDLDWLISAVYGPLTNFFSENGWNATFIKPVFSGLNLKLKLHAAIFDTPLKEFIHDVNANILYNGGQLQLNDIHGLWKEGQIKGNILLDNNDGFGFWKMNLQADGLDLSTFKGVDNANQPLLSGKFNLKLDLESTGKNLLEIVKGMIGMGELNLPETSINELNLNLIQSLISKIDVMKEDIKDENIRYLVSELLKNSKTKLVPVVMPFQVISGNLKIHNVNIEQDNANLAFNANIDFLNSKYQSSLEIRFQQSQLNMNLGSPTLKLEFYGPFGKIHRRIDAVEIINYISMRSYEQKRRRVERLQSHILEKNLLHREAIFYSFDNKTYH; this is translated from the coding sequence TTGCTCGGACGAATACTGATTTTTTTCGGTTTATTGTTAACTATTGTTCTTATTGGAGTATTAGTTGCTCCGATGTTCATAGATGGAACAGATTTTCGATCTAACTTTGAACGGCAGGCCAGCATTATCCTTGGTAAAAGAGTTGTTGTCCATGGGAATGTTAGTGCCCGTATTTTGCCGTTTCCATCAGTAACACTGTATGATGTACGTATCAGTAAAGATAATGGTGAAGATGTTCAGTTAAAAATTGATAAATTTTCAATGGATGCTGAACTTGCTCCTTTTTTATCTGGTGAAATTCGCATATTTGACATGCGGATTGAACAACCACATTTAAAAATCCAGCTTTTAAAGGATGGTGGTTTTGACTGGTTTCAAGAAAACAAAATAAAAATTCCAATGCATAGTATTATTTTGGAAAATGTACATATTAAAGGAGGAGAAGTAGACTTCTTTGATCAACAGTTAGGGCGTCATCATTATATTGTTGATCTTGATGCAGAGATGTCTGCTCATGCTTCTAATACTCATAATCTTTTAAAGAGCTCTTTGGGAGGAGCTTTACGGCTTGAAGGAAGTGGGATTTTTGATGATAATCGTAGTGCTTTTGGTCTATTTGTAGAATTTCCTGAATCAGGAAATATAATACCTCTGAAATTAAAACTTTCTCCTGATTTTTATCCGGTCGTCATTGATATAAATGGACAGCTTTATTTAGATAAACAGCAGCCTGTTTATCGTGGTTCTTTTATGGCTTTAACAGATCCGTTAAAAAATTTAGGAATACAGGAATTAAAAGAAAAACCTCGTATTTCAGGAGATATTGAAATTACGAATCAGCGTATCAAAATACCGCAGTACCAAGCTGAATTAGGAAATATTAAAGAAAATCCTTATGTTGTTAAAGGAAAAGCAACTTTAGAAATGGGTTTTAATCCAGAATTTTTTTTAATTGCGCATGGTCAAAAAATTAATATTAAAAACATTATTCAGGAAAAACATGAAGGAAAAACGAGTAGGAATCCTATTGTTTTTAATAATGACTGGATCAGCATAATTATGGCTATTTCATCTCGTCTTCCTGTTCCTTCGATACAAGGACGGGCAAGTATTGATCTTCCTGCTGTTATTTCTGAAAAGGTATCATTGCAAGATATTCATCTTGATTTATTATTTTCAAAAACAGGATGGCGTATAGACAAAGCTATTGCTACTCTTCCGGGAAATACCAAACTAGAAGCAAAAGGAGATTTTCTTTTTAAAGGACAGCCATTATTTAAAGGTCATATTCTTTTGGCATCTACTCAACCTTCAGGATTTTTATCGTGGATATATCCACAATTTAATTCTCAACGTTATCCAATGATGTCTATAGGATTTTCTTCAGATATTATTATATCACGGGAATCGCAATTATTTGATTCATTAGAAATAGATATTGGTTCATCAACTTTTAAAGGACATGCAGCAAGACAGGTTGTTTCTGGTTATCCATCTATTGTTAGTGCAACTCTGGTTGGTGATCAATTGGATATTGATACTATTCATGCTTTACAAAATATATTTATGCAACCTGAAATAAGTTCTACTCTTTTGAGCAATCATGTTACTGTAGAGTTAAAAACCGATAATGTGTTCATTTCTAATGTTAAAGCAGGAGCTTTAAACATATGGTTTACTCTTGAGAATAATAATGTTCATATTAATCGCTTGTCTCTGGTTAATGTTGCTGGTGCTGAGATGACACTTTCAGGTCAGGCATCACGTATTTCTAATACATGGAACGGAACAGGAGAGTTCACATTTAAGGCGGCAGATCCTTCTCCATTTCTTGCATTAGTGAATGGACTTTTTGGGCCTCATCCATTTTTAAAGAAGCTTTTTAATAATGCTCGTTGGTATAATAATACAGCGTTGCGTGGATCTATAAATCTTAAAGAAACCAACGAACAGAGTATTACAGTGACTATGGCTGGTGTTGGTAATGGCAGCCGTCTTAATGTCGATTATCGTATATCTGATATATATCATCAAAAAGAAATAAAATTTCAAGCAACCATTGAAAATCAAAATACATCTATTCTTCTTGGGCAGGCTGGTGTGGAAACATTACCTATAGATGTTAAGGCTGATACAAATGCACGATTAACTGTTACTGCGAAAGGCGCTCTTAATTCTTTGCTAGAAAGTCAGCTCACTTTCGCAACAGATCATAGTTTTTTTACTGCAAAAGGAATGGTTGGTGTTAATACAGAAAATTTCTTATTGGGTAAAGCAAATCTTTCACTGGAAACAGTTGATTTGGATCCATATCTTCTCATGTATGGAGTAGCTCTTCCGAATATTGGTACGGGTTTACCTATAAAATTGAAAGCCGAAGCAGAAGTTAATTCTAAGAATATAGTTTTATCAAATATAGTTGGCGAAGTAGCAAAAAAAAGCTTTTCAGGTAGCTTAACGATTAACCCATTCGTTAATCATCCTAAAGTTGAAGGTGATTTAACATTTAATACTATAGATCTTGATTGGTTAATATCTGCAGTTTATGGCCCTTTAACAAATTTTTTCTCTGAAAATGGATGGAATGCTACATTTATCAAACCTGTTTTTTCAGGTCTGAATTTAAAATTAAAATTACATGCAGCAATATTTGATACACCTTTAAAGGAATTCATTCATGATGTTAATGCTAATATTCTTTATAATGGCGGGCAACTACAATTAAATGATATTCATGGTCTTTGGAAAGAAGGGCAAATAAAAGGCAACATCTTGCTTGATAATAATGATGGCTTTGGATTTTGGAAAATGAATCTTCAGGCAGACGGTTTAGATCTTTCTACCTTTAAAGGAGTAGATAATGCCAATCAACCTTTATTATCAGGGAAGTTTAATTTAAAGCTTGATTTAGAAAGCACAGGGAAGAATTTGCTTGAAATTGTTAAAGGTATGATAGGAATGGGAGAATTAAACCTTCCTGAAACCTCAATTAATGAGTTAAATTTGAATTTAATTCAATCTTTAATTTCAAAAATTGATGTTATGAAGGAAGATATAAAGGATGAAAATATTCGTTATCTTGTTAGTGAGTTGTTGAAGAATAGTAAAACAAAATTGGTTCCTGTCGTTATGCCGTTTCAAGTTATTTCCGGGAATCTAAAAATCCATAATGTAAACATTGAACAGGATAATGCTAATTTAGCTTTTAATGCAAATATTGATTTTTTGAATTCAAAATACCAGTCTTCACTTGAGATCAGGTTTCAACAAAGTCAATTAAATATGAATTTAGGTTCGCCTACGTTGAAGTTGGAATTTTATGGTCCATTCGGAAAAATACATCGGCGTATTGATGCTGTTGAAATTATAAATTATATATCTATGCGTTCTTATGAACAGAAAAGACGACGTGTTGAACGCTTACAATCACATATTCTAGAAAAAAATCTTTTGCATCGTGAGGCAATATTTTATTCTTTTGATAATAAAACATATCATTAA